A section of the bacterium genome encodes:
- a CDS encoding ORF6N domain-containing protein — MIRLRGHAVILDSDLAALYGVTVKRLNEQVKRNAAF; from the coding sequence ATCATCCGCCTGCGCGGTCATGCCGTCATTCTCGACTCCGACCTAGCCGCCCTTTACGGCGTGACGGTCAAGCGGCTCAACGAACAGGTAAAGCGTAATGCGGCGTTTTAA
- a CDS encoding ORF6N domain-containing protein: MNLPHHPVRLAPQEAIVRLRGQAVILDTNLAELYGVPVKRLNQQVTRNRERFPDHFCFQLTDTEWQALRLQNATSKNRGGRRYPPYAFTEHGAIMAATVLNSPQAIQMSITIVTAFVKLRRMALSVESLARKVAALENKYDASFSAVFDAIRNLMEPSTPPRERIGFQ; this comes from the coding sequence ATGAATCTACCCCATCACCCTGTCCGCCTGGCACCGCAAGAAGCCATCGTCCGCCTACGCGGTCAGGCGGTCATTCTCGACACTAACCTTGCCGAACTTTATGGTGTCCCCGTCAAACGGCTCAACCAACAAGTTACGCGAAATCGTGAACGGTTCCCTGATCATTTTTGTTTCCAACTCACCGACACGGAGTGGCAAGCTTTGAGGTTGCAAAATGCAACCTCAAAAAACCGGGGTGGACGTCGCTATCCCCCCTATGCCTTCACGGAGCATGGCGCCATCATGGCCGCCACGGTACTCAACAGCCCCCAGGCGATCCAGATGAGCATCACAATCGTCACCGCCTTTGTAAAACTGCGCCGTATGGCCCTCTCTGTAGAGAGCCTGGCCCGCAAGGTGGCCGCCCTTGAAAACAAGTACGATGCAAGTTTCAGTGCCGTCTTCGATGCCATCCGGAACCTCATGGAGCCGTCCACCCCACCCCGGGAACGCATCGGGTTCCAGTAG
- a CDS encoding WYL domain-containing protein, whose product MKRNKSQFSRLLELDKRIRQGLYPNCLNFSADWEVSQKTVQRDIDFLRDSLNAPIDYDREKKGFYYTTTQWFMPSISVSEGDLVAILVAEKALEQYRGTPIAAELERVFSKITDLLPDKITVRPELIFNKFSFTTPPTRAIDMETWSTVVRGLVNQKWLSLVYRSPEKGITPGRMIAPLHMANLQGEWYLFGKIEGEDRVRQFSIGRIQSVKLTDRAFETPADFDPKTLLANTFGRFVLNDHNHSVRLLFNKEVATWVLEKQWGPKQVIRKRKNGDIELSFSAAGVYEVFRWVMAWGRWVKVLAPTELKKMVDDEITAMCKVRQVTQRRGKG is encoded by the coding sequence ATGAAACGTAACAAGTCCCAGTTTTCCCGCCTGCTCGAGCTCGACAAACGCATCCGCCAGGGGCTTTACCCCAACTGCCTCAACTTCTCCGCCGACTGGGAGGTCTCCCAGAAGACCGTCCAGCGTGACATCGACTTCCTTCGCGACAGCTTGAACGCCCCGATCGACTATGACCGCGAGAAAAAGGGCTTCTACTACACCACCACCCAATGGTTCATGCCCTCCATCAGCGTCAGCGAGGGCGACCTGGTCGCCATCCTGGTTGCGGAAAAAGCCCTTGAACAGTACCGGGGAACCCCGATTGCCGCCGAACTGGAGCGGGTCTTTAGCAAGATCACCGACCTGCTACCCGATAAAATCACCGTCCGGCCGGAACTCATCTTCAATAAGTTCAGCTTCACGACGCCGCCAACACGCGCCATTGATATGGAAACCTGGTCGACGGTCGTCCGTGGGCTGGTGAACCAGAAATGGCTATCTCTGGTCTATCGGAGCCCGGAGAAGGGGATTACACCCGGGCGGATGATAGCGCCACTGCATATGGCCAATCTGCAAGGCGAATGGTACCTGTTCGGCAAGATCGAGGGTGAGGACCGTGTCCGCCAGTTCTCCATCGGGCGTATCCAGTCAGTCAAACTGACCGACCGGGCATTCGAAACCCCCGCCGATTTCGATCCCAAGACGTTGCTGGCTAACACATTTGGCCGTTTTGTCCTGAATGACCACAACCACAGTGTCCGGCTCCTCTTTAACAAAGAGGTGGCCACCTGGGTCCTTGAAAAGCAATGGGGCCCCAAGCAGGTCATCCGCAAGAGGAAGAACGGCGACATTGAGCTCTCCTTCTCAGCCGCCGGTGTCTACGAGGTTTTTCGCTGGGTCATGGCCTGGGGCCGCTGGGTCAAAGTTCTTGCCCCCACTGAACTCAAGAAGATGGTCGATGATGAGATCACCGCCATGTGCAAGGTCCGGCAGGTGACGCAGCGTAGAGGTAAAGGATGA
- a CDS encoding virulence protein RhuM/Fic/DOC family protein, which yields MKGNMKKVPQNEIAIYRAKDGRAALEVSIRGETIWLSLQQMADLFERDKSVISRHIRTIYATGELARGSTVAKTATVQNEGGRRVTREIEFFSLDMILSVGYRVNSRRGTEFRIWATSILKDHLIQGYTLNEKRLQAQITRFSELQAALDVMARVISEKAITGPEAEGLLRVITDYSLALRLLDQYDHQQLRLHATTEIGRFVLTCDAARAAIVRMAETMGALADGFFGREKDKGLESAIGAVYQTFGGRDLYPSIEEKAAHLLYFVVKNHAFVDGNKRIGAFLFIWFLDANGLLYREAGTKRLADNALVALTLLIAESRPTEKDTLCKVIVNLINRENL from the coding sequence ATGAAAGGCAACATGAAAAAAGTACCTCAGAATGAAATCGCTATCTATCGTGCAAAGGATGGGCGTGCAGCGTTGGAGGTCAGCATTCGTGGCGAGACCATCTGGTTAAGCCTCCAGCAGATGGCGGATCTGTTCGAGCGCGATAAGTCTGTCATTTCAAGGCACATACGCACCATTTACGCAACGGGTGAATTGGCCCGGGGCTCAACTGTTGCAAAAACTGCAACAGTTCAAAACGAAGGTGGCAGGCGCGTCACACGTGAAATTGAATTCTTCAGTCTCGATATGATCCTTTCGGTCGGATACCGCGTCAACTCTCGCCGCGGCACCGAATTCCGTATTTGGGCCACAAGTATTCTCAAGGACCACCTTATCCAGGGCTATACGCTTAACGAGAAGCGGTTGCAGGCTCAGATAACCCGTTTTTCGGAACTTCAGGCCGCTTTGGACGTGATGGCGAGGGTCATCAGTGAAAAGGCAATCACTGGACCAGAGGCCGAGGGGTTGCTTCGGGTCATCACCGACTATTCGCTGGCCCTGCGATTGCTTGACCAGTACGACCACCAGCAACTCCGGTTACACGCGACCACTGAGATTGGGCGGTTTGTCCTGACCTGTGATGCCGCACGGGCCGCCATAGTCCGTATGGCCGAGACAATGGGCGCGTTGGCGGATGGGTTCTTTGGTCGGGAAAAGGACAAAGGCCTGGAAAGTGCCATCGGTGCCGTTTACCAGACATTTGGTGGCCGGGATCTTTACCCCAGCATTGAGGAAAAGGCCGCGCACCTCCTTTACTTTGTCGTTAAAAACCATGCGTTCGTGGACGGCAACAAGCGTATTGGCGCATTTCTATTCATCTGGTTCCTTGATGCCAACGGGTTGCTTTATCGGGAGGCCGGCACCAAGCGTCTGGCCGATAATGCCCTTGTGGCGCTGACCCTTCTGATCGCCGAGAGCAGA
- a CDS encoding PDDEXK nuclease domain-containing protein: MNIEMLVELIHQTDEKLQRRAAVAVDRSLVIRNWLVGLYLVEFEQHGEDKAEYGEMLMAKAATRLAVRQRKGFSETNLKLFRQFYRAYSGIHQGLSGELLRQIPQTLHVELQPVDDKSVTIRQTLSDELAGMLPLSWSHYAFLVQVENVEERRFYEIEAAQQKWSLRELKRQFNTSLYERLALSRDKRKIQQLSRDGQILATPSDIIKSPLVLEFLGLEDQASYSESDLEAAIISRLEHFLLELGKGFLFQSRQFRLTFDDKHFWVDLVFYNRLLRCFVVVDLKIGELTHQDIGQMQMYVNFFDRKVKTDEESPTIGILLCRSKSDAVVEMTLPADNHAIFASRYQLYLPSKDELRAQLKAFEQE; the protein is encoded by the coding sequence ATGAATATTGAAATGCTGGTTGAGTTGATCCATCAAACCGACGAGAAATTGCAACGCCGTGCCGCTGTGGCGGTTGATCGTTCTCTTGTCATCCGGAATTGGCTGGTCGGCCTGTACTTGGTTGAGTTCGAACAACATGGTGAAGATAAGGCGGAGTATGGCGAAATGTTGATGGCCAAGGCGGCGACTCGACTCGCGGTTAGGCAAAGAAAGGGTTTTTCTGAGACCAATTTGAAACTCTTTCGGCAGTTCTATCGTGCTTACTCCGGGATTCATCAGGGACTGTCTGGCGAATTGCTTCGGCAGATCCCGCAGACGCTGCATGTTGAACTTCAACCAGTTGATGATAAGAGTGTTACAATTCGTCAGACGCTGTCTGACGAATTGGCCGGAATGCTCCCTTTGAGCTGGTCGCATTACGCTTTCCTGGTTCAGGTTGAGAATGTGGAAGAGCGGCGCTTCTACGAAATCGAAGCGGCGCAGCAGAAATGGTCTTTAAGGGAGCTGAAACGTCAATTCAACACCAGCCTTTATGAGCGACTGGCGCTCAGTCGCGACAAGCGTAAAATCCAGCAACTCAGTCGTGATGGCCAGATTTTGGCAACGCCATCAGATATTATAAAAAGCCCGTTGGTGCTCGAATTTCTTGGCCTTGAGGATCAGGCCTCCTATTCGGAAAGCGACCTCGAGGCGGCGATCATTTCACGATTGGAGCATTTCCTGCTCGAACTGGGCAAGGGGTTCCTGTTTCAGTCCCGGCAATTTCGGCTGACATTTGACGACAAACATTTTTGGGTGGACCTAGTATTCTATAACAGACTTCTGCGGTGTTTTGTTGTGGTGGACCTGAAGATCGGGGAGCTGACCCACCAGGATATTGGCCAGATGCAGATGTATGTGAACTTCTTTGACCGCAAGGTAAAAACGGACGAAGAGAGCCCGACTATCGGCATTCTCTTGTGTCGGTCGAAAAGTGACGCCGTGGTGGAGATGACACTCCCGGCGGACAACCATGCAATTTTTGCAAGCCGGTATCAACTGTATCTACCCAGTAAAGATGAATTGAGAGCGCAATTAAAGGCCTTTGAACAGGAATGA